In Flavobacterium luteolum, the DNA window TTTTTGGGAACTCCAGCCCAGCAAATCACGAATAATTCTTTAAAAACACGATATTTTGGCGACATATCTTTATGTCTGAAATTCATAAAATCGATAACACCGTCTAAAGTATATTGAATACTATTTCGAGAGCTGTTTTCTATTCCGATTACGGTTTCGGTATTCTGATTGCTTTTTTCGATTTCCTCGTGTTCTTCTAAAGGAATCGAATTACTGCCTCTCCTTATAAAAACACTATTAGCAAGAATGGTGTGGATTCCTTTTTTAAAGTAAGAGATTTTACTTTTGGGTTTTATAGTAACCAGGCCGATTACTTTGTCTTTTGGAAGGTTTGGAAAAGGGACGTTTTCGTATTGAATTTTCGGTGGATTTTCTAAGAAAGCATTGACCAGATTCTGAATTCTGCTATCATCAAAGAAGTCATCGCCTACAATTTCGTTATCTTGATCTTCTACGCCAACAACGATATAAGAATTATTATTTGGGTTGGAATTGGATAATGCACAAATGTGCTTTAAAAACTTTCCTTTTCCTTCTCTGGAATGTAGATTCAACTGCCTTTTCTTATCATAAAAACTGCTTTCGTCATTATGAGCGAGGAGATTTTTTATTAAAAGGCGTTTATTAATCATTATTCCGGATCTTTAGACTGACTTAGATTTTTAGACTTCTTAGATTGGTTTTCAGTTTCCTAAGTTAAACTAAAGATCTGATTTTCTAAGAAGTTTAACCATCTAGTTTTAAATATTCTTTTTAACAATCGTCGAAGACGCCTGCGCTGTACTCATAACAACCAAATCTGCTATATTTACATGATAAGGTCTCGAAACCACAAAATGAATAATATCGGCAATATCTTCTGCTTGCAATGGATCAAACCCTTTGTAGACGTTTGCTGCTCTTTCAACGTCACCTTTAAAACGTACTTCGCTAAATTCTGTCGCTACCATTCCTGGATGAATACCTCCAACTCGAATTCCAAACGGATTCAAATCGATTCGCATTCCAGCAGTTATAGCATCAACCGCATGTTTAGAACCGCAGTATACATTTCCATTCGGATAAACTTCTTTTGCCGCTGTTGAACCAATATTAATAATATGTCCCGATTGTCTTTCGACCATTTGCGGAATTATCGCTTTTGAAACATACAAAAGACCTTTCACATTAATATCAATCATGGCATCCCAATCATCTAAATTTCCGTTCTGAATCGGATCTAAACCGTGGGCATTTCCAGCATTATTAATTAAAACGTCGATTGTAGAAAAATCATTTGGCAAAGCTCCTATTTTTTTTAAAACTTCTTCTTTGTTTCGGACATCAAATGATAAAGAATGAACTTCTGTAAAAGCCGAAAGTTCTTTTTGAAGTTCTTCCAAACGATCTGTACGTCTTCCGCAAAGAATAACTTTATAATTGTTTTTTGCTAGAATCTGAGCAGTTGCTTTTCCAATTCCGCTTGTTGCACCAGTAATTAAAACTGTTTTTTTCATTATTTTTTCTTTAAAAAAGATTTTTTGCCACAGATTAAAGGATTAAAATGATTCTTTAATCTTTGGTAAAATATTTCTAATTCTTATTTTTCCACTCCTCCAAATTCAACACCATATTGAGCGCTGTCCAAGTTTCTCCATCTACTTCTCTTAAGTATTTTTTATCGGGATTTAAAGTAAACCCAACTTTTTCATAACACTTTTGAGCTCCGATATTAAAATCAAAAACATTCAATTCGATTTTTTTTTCTTTTCTGTTTTCAGAAATATATTGCAGCAATAAAGCTACCATTTGTTCGCCAATTCCTTTTCCTCTTTGGTTTTTATCCATAATTAAGATTCGACCTAATTTTGCAAAACCGTCGTAAAAATAAATTTCGCAATGTCCAATAGTATTTCCATTAGAAACATCTACAACTCTAAAAGCAATTCT includes these proteins:
- a CDS encoding ATP-binding protein, with amino-acid sequence MINKRLLIKNLLAHNDESSFYDKKRQLNLHSREGKGKFLKHICALSNSNPNNNSYIVVGVEDQDNEIVGDDFFDDSRIQNLVNAFLENPPKIQYENVPFPNLPKDKVIGLVTIKPKSKISYFKKGIHTILANSVFIRRGSNSIPLEEHEEIEKSNQNTETVIGIENSSRNSIQYTLDGVIDFMNFRHKDMSPKYRVFKELFVICWAGVPKKLRDKTYLSRVDIELINEQIKLFYSAQDVVTIEYNDDTFTITEYVPLGLNDKTSYYPLEEQTIYFFDNGYYKIDRQMLFQPPEFNRKMLHHIYNSNIALLRKLEKEMSLSEREMKDLENLPSTFMICHLNGFEDARQKLIDAKLLLKPYKNIYSSFKEALRVLRKMKYDVQ
- a CDS encoding SDR family NAD(P)-dependent oxidoreductase; amino-acid sequence: MKKTVLITGATSGIGKATAQILAKNNYKVILCGRRTDRLEELQKELSAFTEVHSLSFDVRNKEEVLKKIGALPNDFSTIDVLINNAGNAHGLDPIQNGNLDDWDAMIDINVKGLLYVSKAIIPQMVERQSGHIINIGSTAAKEVYPNGNVYCGSKHAVDAITAGMRIDLNPFGIRVGGIHPGMVATEFSEVRFKGDVERAANVYKGFDPLQAEDIADIIHFVVSRPYHVNIADLVVMSTAQASSTIVKKNI
- a CDS encoding GNAT family N-acetyltransferase; its protein translation is MIYLEKFERKDYFELINSVKSAKDLMQFGGPEFTFPLTEQQIDKTLSDENRIAFRVVDVSNGNTIGHCEIYFYDGFAKLGRILIMDKNQRGKGIGEQMVALLLQYISENRKEKKIELNVFDFNIGAQKCYEKVGFTLNPDKKYLREVDGETWTALNMVLNLEEWKNKN